In Lepisosteus oculatus isolate fLepOcu1 chromosome 28, fLepOcu1.hap2, whole genome shotgun sequence, the following proteins share a genomic window:
- the LOC102687988 gene encoding aquaporin-1-like isoform X2, producing MRSCSSTYKRGRRAGTGIFLFASLASTLLWQTDEFRGANPGASWTVSATHTLASPAVVIGASPDPVRVSLAFGISVALVSLCLRSGGGVHLNPAVTLALLAGLRVSPLRAVLYVLSQLGGALMASAVLLGVTPEAIRGKTGINELSPGVCEYQALCVEMFVTFQFVLCVFATLDPKSALHKLAPLAIGLAVTLGHLVAIGFTGCSMNPARSFGPAAVTVNFRSHWVGRQEGVAAGDESVLPPG from the exons GCACCGGCATCTTCCTGTTCGCAAGCTTGGCCTCCACCCTCCTGTGGCAGACAGATGAGTTTCGGGGTGCAAACCCTGGGGCGTCTTGGACAGTTTCCGCCACGCACACGCTCGCCTCGCCAGCTGTTGTGATCGGAGCGTCCCCAGACCCCGTCCGCGTGTCTCTTGCCTTTGGGATTTCGGTCGCTCTGGTGTCCCTGTGTCTGAGGTCAGGTGGGGGTGTTCATCTGAACCCCGCAGTGACCCTGGCGCTCTTGGCTGGACTGAGGGTGTCTCCACTGCGGGCAGTCCTTTACGTCTTATCCCAGCTTGGGGGCGCCTTGATGGCGTCCGCGGTGCTTCTGGGGGTGACTCCGGAGGCCATCCGGGGAAAAACTGGCATAAACGAG CTGAGCCCAGGGGTCTGCGAGTATCAAGCCCTGTGTGTGGAGATGTTTGTCACCTTCCAGTTTGTCCTGTGTGTTTTTGCCACGTTGGATCCAAAATCTGCCCTCCATAAGTTGGCGCCTCTTGCGATAGGACTGGCCGTCACTCTGGGACATCTTGTTGCT ATTGGCTTCACGGGCTGCAGCATGAATCCAGCTCGGTCTTTCGGTCCTGCTGCGGTGACTGTTAACTTCAGATCTCACTGG GTGGGGCGGCAGGAAGGAGTGGCTGCTGGAGATGAGAGCGTCCTGCCTCCGGGATAG
- the LOC102687988 gene encoding aquaporin-1-like isoform X1 gives MRSCSSTYKRGRRAGTGIFLFASLASTLLWQTDEFRGANPGASWTVSATHTLASPAVVIGASPDPVRVSLAFGISVALVSLCLRSGGGVHLNPAVTLALLAGLRVSPLRAVLYVLSQLGGALMASAVLLGVTPEAIRGKTGINELSPGVCEYQALCVEMFVTFQFVLCVFATLDPKSALHKLAPLAIGLAVTLGHLVAIGFTGCSMNPARSFGPAAVTVNFRSHWVFWAGPCGGAVLACLMHDLILFPRWGGRKEWLLEMRASCLRDSRPQPGTRETE, from the exons GCACCGGCATCTTCCTGTTCGCAAGCTTGGCCTCCACCCTCCTGTGGCAGACAGATGAGTTTCGGGGTGCAAACCCTGGGGCGTCTTGGACAGTTTCCGCCACGCACACGCTCGCCTCGCCAGCTGTTGTGATCGGAGCGTCCCCAGACCCCGTCCGCGTGTCTCTTGCCTTTGGGATTTCGGTCGCTCTGGTGTCCCTGTGTCTGAGGTCAGGTGGGGGTGTTCATCTGAACCCCGCAGTGACCCTGGCGCTCTTGGCTGGACTGAGGGTGTCTCCACTGCGGGCAGTCCTTTACGTCTTATCCCAGCTTGGGGGCGCCTTGATGGCGTCCGCGGTGCTTCTGGGGGTGACTCCGGAGGCCATCCGGGGAAAAACTGGCATAAACGAG CTGAGCCCAGGGGTCTGCGAGTATCAAGCCCTGTGTGTGGAGATGTTTGTCACCTTCCAGTTTGTCCTGTGTGTTTTTGCCACGTTGGATCCAAAATCTGCCCTCCATAAGTTGGCGCCTCTTGCGATAGGACTGGCCGTCACTCTGGGACATCTTGTTGCT ATTGGCTTCACGGGCTGCAGCATGAATCCAGCTCGGTCTTTCGGTCCTGCTGCGGTGACTGTTAACTTCAGATCTCACTGG GTGTTTTGGGCTGGTCCCTGCGGAGGCGCTGTCCTGGCCTGCCTGATGCACGATCTGATCCTTTTTCCCAGGTGGGGCGGCAGGAAGGAGTGGCTGCTGGAGATGAGAGCGTCCTGCCTCCGGGATAGCCGCCCGCAGCCAGGCACCAGGGAGACGGAGTAG